One region of Primulina tabacum isolate GXHZ01 chromosome 1, ASM2559414v2, whole genome shotgun sequence genomic DNA includes:
- the LOC142540383 gene encoding uncharacterized protein LOC142540383 encodes MYFTRPFWSDSLTAESEAEPQSPVLELVKSLDKQRLYREVTLALRTGIREASAEFSFLRIRGLRSILKFLRSVAESDNMIDLFRHSQSIPELQVVPVLFQHSLKEMEDQTVTCLDHIFTVEPMNITSPSTDAEVALALRVLEGCCLLHGESAISAHQHKAITVLMNIWSTRGVLEHGACLDAFITIMLDSSSNQMDFEECNIIEEVAMLIRDKQVDENLRLKCGEFLLLIIGHLNGRKTPPVVTIHEDIRQFLGEKSASLIWAASQFGSTQNPEERLTALHIQARRVLDSVDIY; translated from the exons ATGTACTTTACGAGGCCGTTTTGGAGCGACAGCCTGACCGCGGAGTCGGAAGCCGAGCCCCAATCGCCGGTACTTGAGCTCGTGAAATCGCTGGACAAGCAGAGACTATATAGAGAGGTGACACTCGCGCTCCGAACCGGGATACGGGAAGCGAGCGCGGAGTTTTCTTTCCTTCGAATTCGCGGACTCCGTAGCATCCTCAAGTTCCTCCGATCCGTCGCCGAGTCGGATAATATGATAGATCTGTTTCGTCACTCGCAATCCATTCCTGAACTCCAGG TGGTTCCTGTTCTGTTTCAACATTCTCTTAAAGAGATGGAAGACCAGACAGTGACATGTTTGGATCACATATTTACTGTTGAACCCATGAATATAACCAGTCCTTCGACTGATGCTGAAGTGGCTCTTGCACTGCGAGTTCTTGAAGGATGCTGTCTTCTTCATGGAGAGAGTGCAATCTCGGCTCATCAACACAAGGCGATAACT GTTTTGATGAATATATGGTCAACTCGTGGAGTACTTGAGCATGGTGCATGCCTGGATGCTTTCATAACAATTATGCTAGATTCTTCTTCCAATCAAATG GACTTTGAGGAATGCAACATCATTGAGGAAGTTGCTATGCTTATTAGAGATAAACAAGTGGATGAAAATCTAAG GCTGAAATGTGGGGAGTTTCTGTTGCTAATCATTGGACATCTAAATGGAAGAAAAACACCTCCCGTGGTCACAATACACGAGGACATAAGGCAATTCCTGGGGGAAAAATCTGCCTCCTTAATATGGGCAGCAAGTCAATTTGGATCGACCCAGAATCCGGAGGAAAGATTGACAGCTTTGCATATTCAAGCCAGAAGGGTGCTCGACTCAGTTGATATTTACTGA